A region from the Brassica napus cultivar Da-Ae chromosome C8, Da-Ae, whole genome shotgun sequence genome encodes:
- the LOC106382430 gene encoding cyclin-D3-3 produces MALEEEEEIQNAPFCMLFCEEDSSGFDEEDEDSCDDKSDEKFPFFHLGFLDRCMSWEEDELSSLISKENEFRPSLTEEGVLDDEYLALCREKAVDWILRVKSHYGFSSLTALLAVNYFDRFITSRKFQTEFPWMSQLTALACLSLAAKVEEVRVPLLVDLQVEEASYVFEAKTIQRMELLILSTLHWRVHPVTPISYLDHIIRRFSFKSHQQLEFLSRCESLLLSIVPDSRFLSYSSSELAAAIMVSVFRGFKTCDESEYESQLMTLLRVDSEKVHKCYELVFDHIPSTKRMQQPPSPTGVFDASFSFDSSNESWVVSASPSPEPLFKRRRVQEQQMKLSSVNRVFLDVFSSSPR; encoded by the exons ATGGCTttagaagaagaggaagagattCAAAACGCACCGTTTTGTATGCTTTTCTGTGAGGAAGACAGTTCTGGGTTCGATGAGGAAGACGAAGATTCCTGCGACGACAAATCTGACGaaaagtttccatttttccaTCTGGGTTTTCTCGATCGGTGTATGTCCTGGGAGGAAGACGAGTTATCGAGTCTGATCTCCAAGGAAAACGAGTTCAGACCGTCTCTTACCGAAGAGGGTGTCTTAGACGACGAGTATCTGGCTTTGTGTCGTGAAAAGGCTGTTGATTGGATTCTCAGGGTGAAATCTCATTACGGGTTTAGTTCCTTGACGGCTCTTCTCGCTGTTAACTACTTCGATAGGTTCATCACAAGCAGGAAGTTTCAGACAGAGTTTCCGTGGATGTCTCAGCTTACGGCTTTGGCTTGTTTGTCTTTAGCTGCAAAAGTTGAAGAGGTCCGAGTTCCTCTGCTCGTAGATCTCCAA GTGGAAGAGGCAAGCTATGTCTTTGAGGCTAAAACCATACAGCGAATGGAGCTTTTGATTCTCTCTACTCTTCATTGGAGGGTGCATCCCGTGACTCCAATCTCGTATCTTGATCATATTATCCGTCGATTCAGCTTTAAATCTCACCAGCAATTGGAGTTTTTGAGTAGATGTGAATCTCTGTTGCTCTCCATTGTTCCTG ATTCGAGGTTTCTAAGTTATAGCTCGTCTGAGTTAGCAGCTGCAATAATGGTCTCTGTCTTTAGAGGTTTCAAGACGTGTGACGAATCTGAATACGAATCTCAGCTCATGACACTACTCAGAGTTGATTCG GAGAAAGTACATAAATGCTATGAGTTGGTGTTTGACCACATTCCAAGCACGAAGAGGATGCAACAACCCCCTAGTCCAACCGGTGTATTCGATGCATCATTCAGCTTTGATAGCTCTAACGAGTCATGGGTTGTGTCTGCATCACCGTCTCCAGAGCCTCTATTCAAGAGGAGAAGAGTGCAAGAGCAGCAGATGAAGTTGTCTTCAGTAAACAGAGTCTTTCTCGATGTGTTCTCTAGTAGTCCTCGCTAA